The proteins below come from a single Plantactinospora sp. KBS50 genomic window:
- a CDS encoding ABC transporter ATP-binding protein, with translation MSTALPVADGGQVRRYARTILRRHPRALGITLGLHALAAIAGLAAPRLLGDLVEAVSRGTSTVTVDRVALAITGFVLVQAVLTRFAYLASARLGEGVLADLREEFIDRVLAIPLSTVERAGTGDLLTRTSRDVAALGKTVRFAVPETLIALVSMVFVVGAMVLVSPLLALSCLVAVPPLWVVTRWYLRRAPAGYLRENAAYSQVTDGISETVDGSRSTEALGQQARRRARTDADIRRSYAAERYTLSLRSVAWPVSEASYVLPVVVTLLLGGWFHLRGWVTLGQVTAAALYAQQLIEPLDRLLSWLDELQVGGASLARLLGVARLPGEASGTPAVAGGVPAVAAGGPVAGPRLVVAPRAGGAEPPLHSDGAGPSTLSDGAGPALLSDGAGPALLSDGAGPALLSDGAGPALCAENVRYAYRTGRDVLHGVTLRLRPGERLAMVGPSGAGKSTLGRLLAGIHAPRSGAVTVGGKALHDLPLAELRRQVALVSQEHHVFLGTLRDNLTMVRPEATDRDVRDALAAVDALDWALALPDGLDTGIGTGGHPLPAGQAQQLALARLVLADPHTLVLDEATSLIDPRAARRLERSMAGVLRGRTVVAIAHRLFSAHDADRVAVVEDGRIIELGSHDELVAAGGSYASLWRSWHG, from the coding sequence ATGAGTACGGCGTTGCCGGTGGCCGACGGCGGGCAGGTCCGCCGGTACGCCCGCACGATCCTGCGGCGGCACCCCCGGGCGCTGGGAATCACGCTCGGGCTGCACGCGCTGGCCGCGATCGCCGGGCTGGCCGCGCCGCGGCTGCTCGGCGACCTGGTCGAGGCGGTGTCCCGTGGCACCTCCACGGTCACCGTGGACCGGGTCGCGCTGGCGATCACCGGATTCGTGCTGGTCCAGGCTGTGCTCACGCGCTTCGCGTACCTCGCCTCCGCCCGGCTCGGCGAGGGGGTGCTGGCCGACCTGCGCGAGGAGTTCATCGACCGGGTGCTGGCCATCCCGCTGTCCACCGTCGAGCGGGCCGGCACCGGTGATCTGCTCACCCGGACCTCCCGGGACGTCGCGGCGCTGGGCAAGACGGTCCGGTTCGCCGTACCGGAGACGCTCATCGCGCTGGTCTCGATGGTCTTCGTGGTCGGCGCGATGGTGCTGGTCAGCCCGCTGCTGGCGCTGTCCTGCCTGGTCGCCGTGCCGCCACTGTGGGTCGTCACCCGCTGGTACCTGCGCCGGGCACCCGCGGGCTACCTGCGGGAGAACGCCGCCTACTCCCAGGTCACCGACGGGATCAGCGAGACCGTGGACGGGTCGCGCAGCACGGAGGCGCTGGGCCAGCAGGCGCGCCGCCGGGCCCGCACCGACGCCGACATCCGCCGGTCGTACGCGGCCGAGCGGTACACGCTGTCGCTGCGCTCGGTCGCCTGGCCGGTCTCGGAGGCCAGCTACGTGCTGCCGGTGGTGGTGACGCTGCTGCTGGGCGGCTGGTTCCACCTGCGCGGCTGGGTGACCCTGGGCCAGGTCACCGCGGCGGCGCTCTACGCCCAGCAGCTCATCGAGCCGCTGGACCGGCTGCTGTCCTGGCTGGACGAGTTGCAGGTGGGCGGCGCATCACTGGCCCGGTTGCTCGGGGTCGCCCGGCTGCCCGGCGAGGCTTCGGGTACGCCGGCCGTGGCTGGCGGCGTGCCGGCGGTGGCTGCCGGGGGACCGGTCGCCGGGCCGCGGCTGGTCGTGGCGCCCCGGGCGGGCGGCGCGGAGCCGCCGCTGCACTCCGACGGCGCCGGCCCTTCGACGTTGTCCGATGGCGCCGGTCCGGCGCTGTTGTCCGATGGCGCCGGCCCGGCGCTGTTGTCTGATGGCGCCGGTCCGGCGCTGTTGTCTGATGGCGCCGGCCCGGCGCTGTGCGCCGAGAACGTCCGGTACGCCTACCGGACGGGGCGGGACGTCCTGCACGGCGTGACGCTGCGGCTGCGCCCGGGGGAGCGGCTGGCCATGGTCGGGCCGTCCGGGGCGGGAAAGTCCACCCTGGGTCGGTTGCTGGCCGGCATCCACGCGCCGCGCTCGGGTGCGGTGACCGTCGGCGGGAAGGCGCTGCACGACCTGCCGTTGGCCGAGTTGCGCCGGCAGGTCGCGCTGGTGAGCCAGGAGCACCACGTGTTCCTCGGCACACTGCGGGACAACCTGACGATGGTGCGCCCGGAGGCGACCGACCGGGACGTCCGGGACGCGCTGGCCGCCGTCGACGCCCTGGACTGGGCGCTCGCGCTGCCGGACGGGCTGGACACCGGGATCGGCACGGGCGGGCATCCGCTCCCGGCCGGCCAGGCGCAGCAGCTCGCGTTGGCCCGGCTGGTGCTCGCCGACCCGCACACGCTCGTGCTGGACGAGGCCACCTCGTTGATCGATCCCCGGGCGGCCCGCCGGCTGGAGCGCTCGATGGCCGGGGTGCTGCGCGGCCGTACCGTCGTGGCCATCGCGCACCGGCTCTTCTCGGCGCACGACGCCGACCGGGTCGCGGTGGTCGAGGACGGGCGGATCATCGAGCTGGGCTCGCACGACGAGCTGGTCGCGGCCGGCGGCTCGTACGCGTCGCTCTGGCGCTCCTGGCACGGCTGA
- a CDS encoding DUF4142 domain-containing protein, which produces MRQIGPRRTPGRGRTGTGAPGPARWMAAILAGLIAGMVLLPSAASAEPAPAQLNAADTMLLNGVRQAGLWEIPAGQMAAEKGKRQRVREVGAEIAKQHVELDQMVVDTANKLGAQIPADPRADQKGWLAEMQVASGDRFDQTFVSRLRAAHGKIFPVIGAVRAGTRNDDVRKLADAANIFVMNHMKLLESTGLVRYSELPPAAVPALQDEGMFARARANAGSGAPVSGNLIWIVLIAALAAGGVATFRLVRR; this is translated from the coding sequence ATGCGGCAGATCGGGCCTCGACGTACCCCCGGACGGGGACGGACCGGGACCGGCGCGCCGGGACCGGCCCGGTGGATGGCGGCCATCCTGGCCGGCCTGATCGCCGGGATGGTGCTGCTGCCCTCCGCCGCGTCCGCGGAACCGGCACCCGCCCAGTTGAACGCGGCCGACACGATGCTGCTCAACGGCGTACGCCAGGCCGGCCTCTGGGAGATCCCGGCCGGCCAGATGGCCGCCGAGAAGGGCAAACGGCAACGGGTACGCGAGGTGGGTGCCGAAATCGCCAAGCAGCACGTCGAACTCGACCAGATGGTCGTCGACACGGCCAACAAGCTCGGCGCGCAGATCCCCGCCGACCCGCGCGCCGACCAGAAGGGCTGGCTGGCCGAGATGCAGGTCGCCTCGGGGGACCGGTTCGACCAGACGTTCGTGAGCCGGCTGCGGGCGGCACACGGCAAGATCTTCCCGGTGATCGGCGCGGTGCGGGCCGGTACCCGCAATGACGACGTACGCAAGCTGGCGGATGCGGCCAACATCTTCGTGATGAACCACATGAAGCTGCTGGAGAGCACCGGCCTGGTGCGCTACAGCGAACTGCCGCCGGCCGCGGTGCCCGCCCTCCAGGACGAGGGCATGTTCGCGCGGGCCAGGGCGAACGCCGGGTCGGGAGCCCCGGTGAGCGGCAACCTGATCTGGATCGTGCTGATCGCCGCGCTCGCCGCCGGTGGGGTGGCCACGTTCCGGCTCGTCCGGCGCTGA